The nucleotide window GCGCGAGCTGCCGGATCGGAAAGGTCGTATCAAGGCGCCAGTGAGTTCCGACAAGCTGATCGGCCAGACCGTCGATTGGTTCGGCAAGCAGTTCACGATCATTGAAAAGGGCAAGAGCAACTGGAACACGAACCCGGCCACGATTACCGTCAAGGATTGGGTGTCGATGCAGTTGCCGACGCCGGGGAAGCCTGGTCACAAGGACGACGAGAAAGGCCAGATTGTCTCCTACGACGCGACGGTGTTGGACTGGACGTGGGAGGGCAATCGTGCGATGAGCGAGAAGGAGAGCACGACAGACAATCCCAAATACAAGTCCACGCACCCAGGCAAGCGGCATCCGATCATGTTTGAAGCATTGACCGGGAAAGTCGCGTGGCCCCACCTCACGCCGCACTTCGGCAAGCGCGTGATGTTCTCGCCGAACCACGTGGGTGCACCCTGGTTGGAGATGATCCGTCGGGAAGCCAGCGGCGACGAGAGCAACGATCAGGCAAGGCCAGGTGAGAACGGCGTGTGGAGTCTCTGTCCGGAGAACGCCGGACGGAAGGATTACAATGTCCATTTCATCAAGCTCCCGATCAAGATTGCCAAGGCACAGGGCAAAGAGCCACCCGTGATCGATCCGAACGGATTGATCTATGTACTTCACGAAGAAGAGGCGGCCATTCGTGCCAACGACGATCTGAAATATCCGTTGGTCGTGCGTGGCAACATCTATGACTGCGTCGATTGGATGCTGACGAGCGAGTGGGACGACGATGACTATACGAACTTCCAGTCGTCGAAGATCAACACGCATTGGCATTTCCTGCAGTTTGATAACCAGGCCTCGGACGGCGTGATTACCGGCTTCTCCTACGAGCAGTCGGTCCGGCCGTTCACGATGCTTGAGAAGAAAAATAAGAAAGGCTTGCCGCTTCCAATGAACACGGTGCTCACGGCACCGGCGAAGAAAGGTGGGAGCGCGCTCACCGTCAAGAATGCGGGCCAATATCACGTCGGCACGCTGATTCTGGTCGGGGCGGATAACGTGAAGGGGAACGAGGTTGTCCGTATCAAGGACATCAAGGGCAACACCATCACGCTCTCCAAAGGATTGAAGAACGACCATCCGGCGAACGACATCGTGACGGTCGAATTCGTCCGGCAACGGTTCTGGGTCGATGCTGACGTGGGAACGGTGTTCTGGCACGACCATGCGTTCGGCGCCACCACTTGGCCTCACGGGGGATTCGGCACCTTTATCGCCGAGCCGGTCGGGTCCACCTATCACGATCCGAAGACCGGGAAGCTCATTCGGAGCGGACCGATTGCAGACATTCGGACGGCCGAACCGGTGGGTCATGGCGTGAACAACAGCTTCCGTGAATTGATGGTGCAGGTGCACGACACGGTGCCCCACACCGTCAACATCGTGACCGCAGGCAATCCGCCAGGCCAGCCGGTTGAAGTGGCGCTCGAAGCAGGCAAGACCGTGTCGTTTATGATGCCGGAAAAGATCTATATGACGCCGATGCCGTTCTTGAACGGCGGGACGCACACTACCGGCAGTGGATTGAACTTCAGGGCGGGACCGATCGCACAGCGATTGGCGACGAACCCTGAAGCGTCTCAGATTTTCAACAGCGCCATTCATGGAGACCCCTATACGCCGCTGTTGCGCGCGTACGTGGGCGATACGATGGTATTCCGGCTTCTGCACACGCTCATGAACGAGACGATGACCTGGACGATCTCCGGCCATACGTTCTTGTCCGAGCGGTATGCAGGCGATGCGAACCGGAAGAACTCGATGCACATCGGCATCGCCGAACGGTACGATCTTGTCGTGCCGGAAGCGGGCGGGCCGAGGCATCAGGCCGGCGACTACATCCACTTCAACGGCCGGTCCTCCAAGTTCTCAGAGGGAGCGTGGGGGATCATCCGCGTCTACGACAAGGATCAAGCCGACCTGAAGAAACTGCCGGCCGGGTTCTCGATCAAGGGTGAGATGCCGAAGGCATTGCCGGTCTGTCCGGCCGACGCTCCGGTGAAGACCTATAACGTCGTGGCGATGGATTACCCTGCGATGAAGTTCAACGCGAAAGCACCCGAGGCGATCGAGGTGGACTTCGAGCGGAAGATCCTGATCACGAATCCCGAGGCGAAGATTTACGCGTTGGAAGAGGACGCGGCGAAGGTTGGCACTGCGGCGCAGCCGATGCCGTTGACCCTCCGTGCGAACGTCGGAGATTGCATCAAGGTTAGCCTGAAGAACAAGATGAAAGACAGCCGTGCCTCGTTCTCCGCCATCGGCCTCGCCTTCGATCCGAAAGATTCGTTGGGAGCCAATGTGGGGAACAACCAGGGCGATCAGACGATCGCTCCGGGCGGAGAACGGACCTACACGTACTATGCGGATCCGTTCATTGGGGAAACCACATCCTTGGTATGGGATTGGGGCAACGTGATGGTGAATCCGCGCAACGGACTGTTCGGCGCTATGGTGATCGGGCCAAAGGGCTCGAAGTACCGCGACCCCAAGACCGGTGCGGACATTTCCACCAAGAATGCCTGGGCCGCCGATGTCATTATCGATCGGTCGGTCCCAGGGAACGAGACGAGACCGAACTATCGTGACGTCGCGTTGTTCTTCCAGGACGAAGACAACATCATCGGCACGAGTTTCATGCCGTATGTGCAGAATGTCGCGGGTTTGACCGGTGTGAACTACCGGTCGGAACCCTATAAGTATCGCGAAGAGCAAGGCTGCTCGTTGGGCAAAGTGTTCCAGCCCTGCAAAGCTGATAAGCCGGAAGATCCGGCCACTCCGATCATTGAATCACATGCTGGCGATCCGGTCCGTATTCATGTGATTGGGGCGAGCAATGAGCAGAACGGAATGTTTAGCATCGAAAAGCATGAGTGGCCGATCGAGCCCTTCATGCGCGGCGCCGATCAGATCAGCGTCGTGGAGTTCTCCGGATCGGAAGTGTTGGATGCCTTCATCCCGTCCGCCGGGGGACCCTATCGACTGCCTGGCGACTATGTTTACAGCAATCAGCGGTTGCCGTACTCCCAGTCCGGGCAGTGGGGTTATCTCCGAGTGATGCCTGCCGGTGACCAACGGTTGTTGCCTCTTGCCGGCAGTGCTGCTGGAATGAAGAGCGCAGCTGTCGAACAGCCGGCGCAAGTCATTCCCATCGCGGTTAAGTAAAGCCGGACGCCCCCGCATCACACGGGGTGTGGGAGGAAGAGAGAGGGGGAGGCCGAAAGGCTTCCCCTTTTTCTTTGTACGGCTCATTTGATACCATGTTGAAAATCTTTTGCACCGATCAATCGGTCTAATTCGTTCTGGAGGGTATATGCGTGCGGCCGTGGTGTTTCTATGTGGATCGCTCTTGTTCGGAGCGGCACCGGTTTTCGCTTATGAAGAGATCCAAGTTTCGGATGGTGGTACCATCACAGGCAAAGTGACGATCACCGAAGGCAAACCTATTCCCAAAGGATTCAACCTGATCACGTTTCCTGATCCGGTCTACTGCGGGCGTATATCGACTGGAACCGGCTGGCGGATCCTCAAGGAATTTTCCGTGTCGCCTGATGGAGACCTCAAAGATGCGGTGGTGTTGCTGATGGATGTCGCCAAAGGGAAGCCGTTCAAGTTCGAACCTCCGACAATCGAAGCGCGAGACTGTCGCTTCCTCCCGTTTGTGAACGTGGTAAAGGATCGGGCTGAGGTGAAAGTCGTGAACATGGACCCGGTCTTCCATGACATACAGGCCTACGAAACGTCTCACCTTGGCCCGCGGGTCTTGTTCAATACGCCGCTCCCGATGAATCCTCATCACAAGCGGAGCGTCGGATCCGACAGTCATGAGCACCTTGCCGGTCAACCCATGAGTGAAGAAATTCATATGACCAAAGGACGACGGATTTTTGTGATGCAGTGTGGATTCCATGCCTATATGGAAAGCTGGGGCATGGCAGTGGATAATCCGTACTACATGCTGACGACTGCTGATGGACGTTTCTCCCTCACCGATGTTCCGCCCGGCGAATATACCCTTGTCGCGTGGCATCCCGGTGTCGGGACGATGCTGGAGAAGAAAGTCACCGTCCCGGCGAAAGGAACCGTGTCGGTGAATTTTCAATTTCAATCTCCCAGAGGTCACCGGAGTGCCCATGAGATCGAGGAAAACCCTCATTTCGGGCTGGAGGCGTTAGGCAAATCGCTTGATATCCGACCGACATTGGAGCTGCAAAAACCGTAATGCGCAAAGGGTGAAGCGTGATGCGTGGACCTCATAATGTTCTCCTGATGTTTTGTGCCCAAGCGTTGCTGTTAGGACTGGCAATCAGTCCCGGTTTGGCCTATGACGTGGTCGAGGTGCAGCACGGCGGGACGATCGAAGGTACGGTGACGCTGAGCGGCCCGGTGCCGGAGCCGAAGGGGTTCAACCTCATCACGTTTCCTGACCCGGCCTATTGTGGACGCATTTCGAATGGACAGGGCTGGCGTCTCCTCTACGATTTTGTAGTCAGCCCGCAAGGCGGATTGAAGGATGCCATCGTGTTTCTGGAAGGAGTCGAAGCGGGTAAACCGTTTGAAGTGTCTGTCCCGTTGATCGAGGCTCGCGACTGCATGTTTCAGCCGTTCATGACGATCGTTCGCAATGGCCATGCGGTCGAAGTCATCAACATGGACCCGGTGATGCACGACATCCAGGGATACGAGACGTCCATCGAAGCAGGCGCGCGGGTGCTCTTCAATACCCCGCTTGTCATGAATTTCCAACATCGGCGGGGCGACATCCGCGCGATTCACAATCATGCGCCGGGTAAATCGTTGGTCGGGCCGATCTACTTGAACAGGGGTCGTCGGACGTTCTACATGCAGTGTGGATTTCACGCCTTCATGGAAAGTTGGGCGATGGCCGTCAACAATCCTTATTACGCGTTGACGGATGGCAATGGCGCGTTCAAGGTCGACCATATTCCGCCCGGTACCTACCAGTTGGTGGTGTGGCATCCTCAGACCGGTCCCGGTGTCACAAAGTCCGTTACGGTTCAGCCGGATGGCACGCTCACCGAGAACTTGTCCCTTGTGGCTCCGAAAGGTAACCGCTCCGCCTACAAAGTGATGGATAACCCCCGCTTCGGGCCGGACACGCTGGGGTATTCCGTCGATATCCAGCCGCTTGTCGAACATCAACATTGATCACCCATGCCGGTGTCTCACCGCGACAAGGTCTGGTGGTGGACGCGCGCCGCTCTGGTTTCATACTGCGTCGTCTGTGCGGGAGGAGTTGTTACGAGTCAGGCTGGAGATGCGACCGTCCCTCCTGACTTCTCAGGTTCGTTAATTAAGAAAGTCGAGGGGCATCGACATCAAGCGCAAGTTTTCGCCAAAGGCGATCGGCTTCGCTTGGAGTACAAGTACGCACTCAAGACAGACCGGGGCTATGCCGCCATCGAGATCATCAGGCTTGATAAATTGGAAACGTGGTATGTGTTGGCGCAGCAGAAAGAATTGCTCGTGACTCCTTTGGATCCTAAGGAGGTCCTGCCGATTCGACCCACGTTACCGGGAGAAAAGCAACGAGTCCTGGTAGGAGCCGCGCGAGCAAGCGGGCGAGAGGCGCAGCTCTATGACGTGCAGACCGACTACCGCGGCCGCGCCGAACGGTTTTTTGAATGGGTGGATGTTGAGACCGGGGTAGTCCTCAAGTTGGTCAGTCAGGATAGGGATTGGTCGGTTGAATACGAACGATTCCGCGTCTCTCCTCAGCCTGAGTACTATTTCGATGAGCCGCCGGGTTACATCAAACGTGTGAGTCCTGCTGGACCTCGCATCCAAGGATAATTGATGACGAGTCGATTGATGAGGTTCGCTCTCGCGTTTCGATCACGCTTGTTTCTTGTGATCATTCTTGCTTGGTTCTGCGGGTGGAATGCTAGTCCCAGATCTCTCTTTGCAGCTTCCTCTTCCGTTCCAAAAGAGATTCAGTCGGCGTATGACGGCAAACAGTACCAGCAGGTCGTCGATGAGTTGCCGAAGTTGAATCCTGAACAACGTGCGGTTCCGGATGTTCGTCGAGTCGCGATACGTTCGTTGTTAAAACTCGGTAATCCCAAGGATGCCTTGACTGAATACGACCAACTCGAGGCGTCGCTCAAGCGGGAGGATCCCGCTCTTCTGCATGAGGTGGCCTTAGGGTTCATCGTGGTGTTGTTGAAGGATATGCGTGAACAGATGCGCGGAGCCGCGTACACCGCACTCAAGGAAATCGATCCAGAGGAGGCTCTTCCTTACTTTGAGGACGGTTTGAGCGATGGATCAGGTCCGGTCCGGGTTCTGGCGGTTGAAGGGCTGGGTCGATCCGAGGCAGGCCGGAAATCCATGAAGCTTCGGACTGCCCTCGAAGACCAAGCGGGAATCGTCAAGGCTCGCGCGATAAAGGCCCTTGGCCGAACTGGTGATTGGTCGTTAATCCCGCTTCTTGAGCCAGCGACGAAAGATGAAATGGCCATTGCACGGGTGGCGGCCTTTGGTGCCTTGATTCGGTTGGGACAGAAAGGGATGTGGGAATCCCTGCAGCAGGCGGCACAGGCAGCCAATCCGGAGGATCGTGCCGAGGCTCTCAAAGTCATGGTTGATCTCAAAGATCCGCGTGCGATTCCGATCCTGCTGGAGTTGCTGAGCTATCAGCAGCCTTCCGTTCGTGGAACGGCAGCCAGAGGGTTGGGCCAACTGGGACAAAAAAACGCCAGAGGGCGGATTGAGCAGCTCTTGAAGGATCCGGTTCCTGCTGTCCGTGAATCGGCGGCAGCCGGCCTTGCGGACCTCGGAGGGAAGGAGTCGGTTCCATCCTTAACAAAGACTCTGAGTGATGGAAACATGACGGTACGGGCTGCAACAATCGCGGCGTTGCTCCAGCTTGGCGAGCCGTTTGAGACAGTTGCGCCAACTGTGCTTGGACTGGCGCAACAGAACGATACAGCCGCACGTGCCTCTGCGGCCCATGCCCTCGGGAAGGCAATGAAAACCAATGCGAAGGATGCCGTGTCTTTGCTCGTGAGTCTAACAGCTGACCCGCTTCCTGGTCCAAAGATCGTCGCGCTACGGTCTCTCGGCCATATCGGAGACCGTGAGGTCTTTCCCGCTCTGAAGGACGCGCTACACGACTCCAATGAGGCCGTTCGTGCGACCGCTGGAGGAGCGCTCATCCACCTGCTGGTTGAAAAGAGCCAATCCGGAAAATAAGAGAGAACCGGCACTTGTTTGAGATTGACGAGGGCGGGTATATTGCTGTATACACACTCGGTCAAAATCCAGCCTCGCCGCTTTTGGGTCATGCCGATCGAGTGAAGAGGATGGGTCGTGCTCTCTCTCGTTTCCACACTGGCTGACGAGAGTGACAAGAGAGCAATAATATAAAACGATTCAGCCGGTTTTGTTCATCGTTCGTTCATCACAAGGAGGCAGTCACATGAAGAAGGGTGTAGTAGCAGTGGTGTTGAGTGTAGCGGCGGTGGCGCTGATTGCGGCACCTCTCGCTGCGAATGCCGGCGGGACCATTGCCGGTAAGGTTACGTATGCCGGGAAGTCTGAGCAGAAGGAGTTTCTGTTTTCCAAGTTCCCCAACCCCAAGTTCTGTCCGAAGAACCCGAACAAGAGCCTGATGGACGGGGACAAGCGGTTCTTGAAGACGATCGAAGTAGGTAAGGACGGTGGTCTGAAGGGCGCGGTCGTTGCGGTCGCGGACATTGAAGATAAGGCGTTCATGGATGGATTCGCCGGGGCAGAGGTCACGGCGGCGTTCTGCGAATTCCTCCCGTACACTGCCGTGGTGGTGAACACGAGACCATTCAAGGTCGAGAATACCGACTCCGATCCGGACGACCCCAAGTCGACAATGGGTGTGCTCCACAACCCCCACAGCTTCACCGTGAAGGGCTCCACGTCGGCGACCGGTTTCAACATCGGTCTGGCCAAGAAAGGTGACAAGCTCGAGAAACCGGTGACCTTCCGTGGTGGAGCGGAGAAGGAAGGGTATTATCGTTTACAGTGCGACCAGCACGAGTTCATGCAGTCCTTCTTCCTCCCGGTGTCGAATGCCCACTATGCGGTGGTCAAGGAAGATGGGTCCTTCGAGCTGAAGGATGTTCCGGCAGGCAAGCACAAGGTGGTGGCCTGGCATCCGTTTGCCGCAAAGGGCAAAAAGATCGAGTTTGAGGTTGAAGTGCCGGAAGGCGGAACCGCCAACCTCAAGGCCGAGATCAAGTAAGCTCGTACGTTTCTCGACGGGTTTCCCCCGTCATCGAAGGGCAGCGGAGCAATCCGCTGCCCTTCGTGTTTTTGGCCGCTGGTTGCGCAGCTTTCTCCGCCTTGCCTTTCACTTTCCGATCTAGGTAAGATGCCGACTTTCAAAGCTATTTGGCTTGAAGGGATGGGTGTGTCACGGGAACTTTCGCTCGCAGAAATGTTCCAACTCGGCTACTACTGGGAGACAAAGATCCTGCTCGCAGCCGTTCGGCTGGATATCTTTTCTGCATTGGACGGCAGGCCCAAAACCTCTCGAGACGTTGCCGGGAAAATCGGGGCTCACGAGCAGACGTTGGAGCTGCTGTTGAACGCGCTTGTGGCGATGCAGTTGTTGACCAAGAACGGAAACTCGTACAGCAACTCGACGATCGCAACCGCCCATCTGGTGCGCCATTCGCCTCAATACATCGGTCATCTTCTCTTGCTGCATGACGCAGAATGGGAGAACTGGGGCAAGTTATCGCAAACAATCAGAACTGGACAGCGATCGGTCGATCGCCATGTGTTCGAAACCGACCCGGAACTGGGTGGAAACGTTCTCGCCGTTCTTCATCGGATCGGGCAGCAGAGCGGCCCTGATCTCGCGAAACGACTTCAACTGAGCGGTCCGGTTCGAATGCTGGATCTGGGAGGCGGGGCCGGGACGAACGCAATTGCCTTCTGCAGAATCTACCCGGAGTTGACCGCCACGGTGTTCGATTTACCTGCCACGCTGCGGCTCACAGAACGAACAGTGAAGGAAGCCGGGTTGGAGTCCAGAATCACGCTGCGTTCAGGTGATTTTAATCAGGACAACCTGGGTGGACCATACGACTTTGTCCTCATGTCCGATATTCTGCACTATCAAGATTTTCCGACGAATGCTGCCTTGGTCCAGAAGGTCTATTCTCACCTGGCGCCGGGCGGTCGCCTGGTGATCAAGGATCGATTCCTGGACGAAACAGGAACCGGTCCGGCTTGGACCACCGCGTTTGCCGTGCACATTCTGGTCAACACACAGCAAGGTCGTTGTTACAAAACATCGGATGCCATTCACTGGATGACTCAAGCCGGATTCCACTCAGTAAGTGAATTGGAGCGGACAGCGGTTGTACAGGGGATGAGGGCCGCGAGGTAATTGCACCATGGACTGGCTACGACATCCCGGATTCTTTGGAACTCATGCCACGATCGGCGCCGACCTCAGCCAACTCATGGCCACTCTCTTCACCGGTCTGTTCGTGTTCGGTTGGGTTCAAGCGAAGAAGCGCCAGGCAGACACCCACCACTGGCTGATGCTCGGAGGCATGGTGGCCATGCTGGGGTTCTTCGTGAGTTACTATCTTTTCCGGCAATTGGGCGTGTTGGCCTTTGAGGGGAAAGAAGGCTTCGGTGGCTCGCAGGCGCTGTACGATTATGTCTTTATCCCCATTCTTACACTTCACATTATTCTGGTCATTGTCGGATTAGTGATGGCGGTCTACATGATCGTGTTGGGTTTCCGGTCGCAGCAGGTCATCGATGGAGTCCGCTCGCTCAAAGAATCGCTCCTACAGACTTCTTGGACAAAGATCGGTCTCATCTTCGGAGGCATCACGGCGGTTGTGCTCCTGTTGTTTTTGTTCCGCGCGATGACAGCAGGATTCTCCATGCGCAAACTGGAAGTCTACATCGGCTTGCTACTGCTCGTCGCGATCGTATTCGCGATTGAGATGGCCATCCAGCGGATCTGGCCGAATGGAGCTCGGCGGCACAGGGCGCTTGGTCGCTTCACCATGATCATCTATTGTGTTCTGTTTGTGACGGGCACCACGACCTACACGATGCTGTATATCCTCTACCCCGGGAAGATCGGATAGTGATGGGTGACTAGTGACGCGTGACAAGCACAGAGCGCGGGAACCTGGCGAGGGTATCTACTCCGCAACTCGTTACATGTCACGCATCACGCATCACGGGGGCTTGTCATGTTGACCTGTGGGTGTGGCCGCTGGATGCACACGGAAGGGATCGAAGAACGTGCGTATGACGAGGGTATGCCTCAATGGTTTATTCGGAGCGAATGTCGAGGGTGCGGCCTACGAGTGGGTATCGACCTGCCTGCTGGGGAGACCCACGGCCTTGTCGATAGGCTGATGTGGACGGACGACGCACTCCATCGGCTTGACCGACTGCCTCCCTATGTGGCTCCGTTGTTCCGTGACGAAGTCGAGCAGGATGTGCGGGTGCGCGGTGAACGAGTGGTGACCTACGACACGTTGTTTCGGCCGCGAACCGGAGCGCAAATTGTCTGGGACGCTGAGGCGGAGCGACGGCTGGATAATGTGCCGGCGCCGGTTCGCGCCATGGCGAAAGTTGAACTGGAGCGGACGGCGGCAGAACGTGGCGAGACCCGCGTGACCGTAGCCCTGATGGAAGAAATAAAGGCCAAGTATTTCGGCATGGCCGCCTCAAAGGCCGTGACGGGAGAGAGTTGACAAGTGACGAATGTTCTGCGAACGGGGGAGTGCGGGCCTGACGCGTCACGCGTCACATGTCACGCATCACGAAACTGATGTTGCATCGAATGGCGCTGCGAGTGCTCCCCAGTTTGAGCTTGACCGTCACAGAGGAATCTGTGCGCAAGAAGAAGCGCCTCGTGATGTTCGTGCCGGGATTGGTTGCGTTCGGAGTCTATCGACTGGCCAAGCATCTGCTGCCATTGTCTGAGCCAGTTGTACTGATGCTGGTCAGCGGGGCGGTTGCCACCGTGACATCGTTAATGGTCTATCGAACTGGTCGAGGGGAGCCCTGGCCAACAATCCTCCAACAGGACGGTACTCGATTGCTGGCGTGGCTGGCCGGGTGGATCGGATTTGTCTATGGCGTGCAACTGTCGTTGCTCGTGCTGGCACTCCTCTGGCTGGTCGGCTATGACTATTTGGCACATCCGGACGGGCCGGCGATGATGGCGATCATTATTTCGTGCACGGCCGTCGCGCGCGATACGTTTGAGATCGGGCACGTGCGAAAACTTTCGATAATTGGCCGACCATTTCCGACCTTTCCTGACGGGGCCGCGCTACGAGTAATGATAGGGGATCGTTCGGCCCAACTCGGGCCCTGGTTGATTGCCGGTTTGGTCGTGGGCTCGCTTGGAGCCTGGCCGGCGAGTATGATCGCGGACAGCTACGTTGCCGTGCTTGTTCAGATTACGACTATCACGATCCTCGGTGGGGCCGTCGGGCTCTTTGCGTACTTCGGCGGGTTTCGATCGACCACTTCTTGGATGCGCGGGTTCGCGGAAACAAAAACCGGCGAGTTAGTCAAATATTGGTGGTGGCCGGGGCTCGCCTTTACGTCGACTTACTATCTGGTGGTGGTGGGAGCGTTGCTGTTTCTTGTCAAACAACCGACGATCTCCACGGTGCAAGCCTCTGTCGGCGGGAGTCTCGTGACCGCCATGATGGCGATCTATTGCTACTATCTCGGGTATCGTCGATCCATTGAAGAGCAACAAGGCCAGAGTCTGTCCGGCGCCGTGCTTCGTTGTCCGTTTGTCATGGGGATTCTCGGAAAATCCCCGAGTACCATGATGGCAGCCCCCGTCGCTCCTGGCTCGAAGGTCGTGTGATGATATCGCGCATGAGGGGTTTCTCAGTTTTCGGTGGGTCTGCTTCTCTGTTCGTGCTTGGTCTGTGGATTGGCTTAAGTCTAGGGGCACAGTCTTCATCAGCAAACGATGCAGTCGATCTCTACTTCAACACGCCAGGGACGGTACAGGGACCGCCTGCACCATCTCCCGCAGAAACCACCTATACCCGTTACGGGTCCTTTGACAACCGGCTGCTGGTCTGGTTCGTGACCCAACAACATACCTACTTCGGTGGATTTGTGTTGGCACTTCCGATCTTTTGCGTGCTGCTCGAATTTCTTAGACTTATCACGAAAAAGTCGGCCTTGTCGCTTCGTTATGACGGACTCGCCCGCGATCTCGCGAAAGTCGCACTGCTGGCGCTTTCCATCACGGCGGTGGTGGGAAGCCTGATGCTGGCTCTGTTTATTTCTCTCTATCCGAGCTTCATGAAGTATATGGGCGGTACGTTCAAAGCCTTCATGCCGGCCTACGCGATCGTCTTTGTCAGTGAGTCGTTGCTCTTGATGATCTACTACTACAGTTGGAATCGTATGGCCGAGCCCGCGTTAAAGTGGATTCACGCGGCTATTGGCATTGTGACGAACGTGTTCGGTACCGCGCTCCTTCTACTCGCCAATGCCTGGGCAGCCTTCATGATGGCACCGGCCGGGGTCGACGCGCAGGGCCGGTTTCTCGGCAACGGGTGGCATCTCCTGCATTCAGCCCTGTGGAATCCGCTGAACGTCCACCGCTTCTTGGCTGACATCATGTCGGGTGGCGCGGTTGTGCTGGCTTATGCCTGCTATCGCTTTTTCACCAGCAAGACGGATGAAGAGCGAGCCTATTTCGATTGGGTGGGCTACATCTTTATCTTTGTCACGGTCTGCGCACTCCTGCCGATGCCGATTGCCGGCTACTGGCTCATGCGATCCGTCTACGCGTTTCGTCAGAGCATGGGCGTGACTATGATGGGGGGGTTGCTCACGTGGCTCTTCGTCGTGCAGGCACTCTTGATTGGGGCGCTATTTCTCGGCATCAACTATTACATCTGGCAGAGCATGGCCCGGATCCGAGGCGGGGAACGCTACCAAACGTATTACCAGATCTTACTGGGAGCCCTAACGCTCGCGTTGTTTATTTGGCTCACACCTCACACAGTGATGATGTCGGCGAGCGAAGTGAAGGCTATGGGCGGCGCGCAGCATCCCGTCGTCGGGAACTATGGAGTGATGTCGGCCAAGAACGGCGCTATCAATATTATGATCCTTATCACGACGTTGAGTTTTATCTATTATCGGCGGGCAAATCGTACAATGGTCGTGTCGTGGGCCACGAAGGGGAACATCCTGATCGGAGCGCTCTTTGTGCTTGGCGCCATCAATATTATCTGGCTCTCCATTTATGGGTTCTATCTGCCGGCCAAGCTCCGCGTTGGTTTGTCCACACCGCAGGCCTTTACGACTCTGACGGTGAT belongs to Nitrospiraceae bacterium and includes:
- a CDS encoding multicopper oxidase domain-containing protein — protein: MFSHHKQRVCVSTRTLGAMAAVALLWAPLASAETTSHQEQATIPQHVAMNHQLPGWAEQLKGQTIIEDTMAGKSDRAAMVEQQHQRVMQHMTHDPQVQGVNTGMYNTQSMMHQYGAGGQDMLLVSDPRVEPVSTTNGGKCPATAPVKQYNVSAINVEITLNQWLDFYPGYMYVLDENLDKARAEETKNKEARDKEGYDPGAVIPGVQAQWIQPLVIRGNQGDCVKIKLSNKLEEGGGPVSLHIHGSSMVVSATGAAATTTNPDSIVDEKKSVDFEWYISPTTQEGVRQFHTYSQDRELTVMGLFGAFVVEPRGSSYLEPLGSGDAAPANSGWQVMIKNGSGPDFREFVLIYHEVGDEAFRPVNKKGDFLPQRDPLTDAYRPGGRAINYRSEPFGINNMHVQHEYFGFEDESMGYSSYTFGDPSPTIPRSYMGDPAKFRLVHGGSEVFHSHHPHGGTIRWPRSPRAIDDMNLWATAVNGPVKYPVIRAKTDRVDVEVIGPSEALDLETECGSGLCQQLAGDFLFHCHVAHHYVAGMWGYWRVYNTLQVGDMRNDVMPDLRELPDRKGRIKAPVSSDKLIGQTVDWFGKQFTIIEKGKSNWNTNPATITVKDWVSMQLPTPGKPGHKDDEKGQIVSYDATVLDWTWEGNRAMSEKESTTDNPKYKSTHPGKRHPIMFEALTGKVAWPHLTPHFGKRVMFSPNHVGAPWLEMIRREASGDESNDQARPGENGVWSLCPENAGRKDYNVHFIKLPIKIAKAQGKEPPVIDPNGLIYVLHEEEAAIRANDDLKYPLVVRGNIYDCVDWMLTSEWDDDDYTNFQSSKINTHWHFLQFDNQASDGVITGFSYEQSVRPFTMLEKKNKKGLPLPMNTVLTAPAKKGGSALTVKNAGQYHVGTLILVGADNVKGNEVVRIKDIKGNTITLSKGLKNDHPANDIVTVEFVRQRFWVDADVGTVFWHDHAFGATTWPHGGFGTFIAEPVGSTYHDPKTGKLIRSGPIADIRTAEPVGHGVNNSFRELMVQVHDTVPHTVNIVTAGNPPGQPVEVALEAGKTVSFMMPEKIYMTPMPFLNGGTHTTGSGLNFRAGPIAQRLATNPEASQIFNSAIHGDPYTPLLRAYVGDTMVFRLLHTLMNETMTWTISGHTFLSERYAGDANRKNSMHIGIAERYDLVVPEAGGPRHQAGDYIHFNGRSSKFSEGAWGIIRVYDKDQADLKKLPAGFSIKGEMPKALPVCPADAPVKTYNVVAMDYPAMKFNAKAPEAIEVDFERKILITNPEAKIYALEEDAAKVGTAAQPMPLTLRANVGDCIKVSLKNKMKDSRASFSAIGLAFDPKDSLGANVGNNQGDQTIAPGGERTYTYYADPFIGETTSLVWDWGNVMVNPRNGLFGAMVIGPKGSKYRDPKTGADISTKNAWAADVIIDRSVPGNETRPNYRDVALFFQDEDNIIGTSFMPYVQNVAGLTGVNYRSEPYKYREEQGCSLGKVFQPCKADKPEDPATPIIESHAGDPVRIHVIGASNEQNGMFSIEKHEWPIEPFMRGADQISVVEFSGSEVLDAFIPSAGGPYRLPGDYVYSNQRLPYSQSGQWGYLRVMPAGDQRLLPLAGSAAGMKSAAVEQPAQVIPIAVK
- a CDS encoding carboxypeptidase-like regulatory domain-containing protein, whose protein sequence is MRAAVVFLCGSLLFGAAPVFAYEEIQVSDGGTITGKVTITEGKPIPKGFNLITFPDPVYCGRISTGTGWRILKEFSVSPDGDLKDAVVLLMDVAKGKPFKFEPPTIEARDCRFLPFVNVVKDRAEVKVVNMDPVFHDIQAYETSHLGPRVLFNTPLPMNPHHKRSVGSDSHEHLAGQPMSEEIHMTKGRRIFVMQCGFHAYMESWGMAVDNPYYMLTTADGRFSLTDVPPGEYTLVAWHPGVGTMLEKKVTVPAKGTVSVNFQFQSPRGHRSAHEIEENPHFGLEALGKSLDIRPTLELQKP
- a CDS encoding carboxypeptidase-like regulatory domain-containing protein, coding for MRGPHNVLLMFCAQALLLGLAISPGLAYDVVEVQHGGTIEGTVTLSGPVPEPKGFNLITFPDPAYCGRISNGQGWRLLYDFVVSPQGGLKDAIVFLEGVEAGKPFEVSVPLIEARDCMFQPFMTIVRNGHAVEVINMDPVMHDIQGYETSIEAGARVLFNTPLVMNFQHRRGDIRAIHNHAPGKSLVGPIYLNRGRRTFYMQCGFHAFMESWAMAVNNPYYALTDGNGAFKVDHIPPGTYQLVVWHPQTGPGVTKSVTVQPDGTLTENLSLVAPKGNRSAYKVMDNPRFGPDTLGYSVDIQPLVEHQH